In Banduia mediterranea, the DNA window GGCGGCAGCGGCGACAACGACCCGTTCTACCAGTCGATCATGGCCGAGGAACTGGCCCGGGCCGGTGCCGGTGGCCTGCTGGCCAGCCTGGTCAGCCACCGCATCGGCAGCCCGCCAGTCGACGCCTTGGGCACACCGGATCAAAAAGAGCGGTTTCTGCGACCGGTCCTCGAAGGCCGCAAGATCGCCGCACTGGCCATCACCGAACCCGGCGGCGGTTCGGACGTGGCCAACCTGAGAACGACTGCCCGGCGCGATGGGGACCACTACATCGTCAACGGCGCCAAGACCTTCATCACCTCCGGCATGCGCGCAGACTGCATCACTGTTGCGGTGCGCACCGGCGGCCCCGGCATCGGCGGCGTGTCACTGTTGGTGGTCGAGGCCAACACGCCTGGGTTCACACGCAGCCCGCTCGAAAAGATGGGCTGGTGGTGTTCGGACACGGCGACGCTGTACTTCGATGATTGCCGGGTGCCGGCGGCCAATCTCCTTGGCGAAGAGAATCGCGGCTTCAAGGCGATCATGCACAACTTCAACAACGAGCGACTGATGCTGGCTGCTCAGGCCTGGGGTTTCGGCCAGGTCTGTTACGAAGAGGCACTGGCCTATGCGCGCCAGCGGCATACTTTCGGCGATCCGCTGATCGCTCGACAGGTGATCCGCCACAAACTGGTGGACATGAAGATGCAGCTGGACGCGGTCAAGGCCCAGCTGGACTTGCTGTGCTGGCAAGTCCGAGAAGGGTACACGCCGGTTTCGGAAATCTGCCTGCTCAAGAATCTCGCCACCGGCATGCTCGAACGCGTCGCCGGCGAAGCGGTACAGATCTTCGGCGGCGCCGGCTATCTCCGGGGAGCCAAGGTCGAGCGCATTTTCCGCGAAACCAAGGTTCTGTCGATCGGCGGCGGCGCCACGGAAATCATGAAGGATCTAGCCGCGCGTCAGCTTGGTTATTGAGCCTGAATTCGGGAGCGACGATCCCGTCTCCGCCACGGGATCGTCGCACTCGCCAAGATGCTCAGACCTTGCCGGTCAGCTCCGGCACCACCTGGAACAGATCGCCGTCACCTTGCCCTTCTCCTTCAGACGCACTGCTTCTTCCATCGCGATTCGGTGACCACACCGCTGCCGTCGGACTTCACCTGGATGCGGACGTTGTAGTCCACGACGCGCTTGACGCTCACGGGTGCTTTCATTGTCAGTCGATTCGTCTGATGTCAGCGTGAAGATGCTGCACGGCCCTGGGGCCGGCCTCGGCGGGCTGAGCAGAAGCGTCCGCTTAAGCGAACCCGATAAGTTTCTACACAGCTGCGCTCTTTGCCGCTTTGGGCTTGCGAGTTGTCCGCCCCTTTGTCTGCTCAGCGGGCTTGAACACGCCGTCCGATAGAATGCTGACCATCTGATCGACAGTGGCGCTGAGCGCCCCCTGGTCCGGGTCGAACCACTCCACCGTCCAGTTGATGGCCCCAAGCACGATCAAACGCGTCAGGTGGAGGTCTGCCCTGGGTCGAATCTCGCCCCGTTCATCGGCCTCAATCAGCAACTGGTCCCACAGCGCGCTGTACTTGCGACGGCGGTTCTGATTGGGGCGCCGCAAGCCCGCTGGCAACTGACCGTAAACCCGGATGGCCGCCGACGTGTATTCCTCATGCTGCAATAGACCGGTGAGGTGACCTTCCACAGCAGCGGCAAACCTCTCCCGACCCGTGGCGTCCGCGGGTAAGGCGTTGAGCCGTTCGAGCACGGCCATATGCACGAGGTCAATGCCGACATCCAGGATCTCGGCCAGAATCCGATCCTTCGACTCAAAGTGATAGTAGACACTTCCCGCCTGAATGCCCGCATCGTCCGCAATCTGCCTCAATGTAGTCGCGGCATACCCTTGCCGCTTGAACAAGCCGGCAGCAGCCTTGAGCACCTGATGCCGCGTAATGTCTGCGGCTGAATCGTTCGTCCTG includes these proteins:
- a CDS encoding acyl-CoA dehydrogenase family protein, which codes for MDQASVAPHPYLSETHETYRSQLRRFVQKECEPHIDAWERAGELPRPLQLKAAEAGVLGIGFSEEYGGSGDNDPFYQSIMAEELARAGAGGLLASLVSHRIGSPPVDALGTPDQKERFLRPVLEGRKIAALAITEPGGGSDVANLRTTARRDGDHYIVNGAKTFITSGMRADCITVAVRTGGPGIGGVSLLVVEANTPGFTRSPLEKMGWWCSDTATLYFDDCRVPAANLLGEENRGFKAIMHNFNNERLMLAAQAWGFGQVCYEEALAYARQRHTFGDPLIARQVIRHKLVDMKMQLDAVKAQLDLLCWQVREGYTPVSEICLLKNLATGMLERVAGEAVQIFGGAGYLRGAKVERIFRETKVLSIGGGATEIMKDLAARQLGY
- a CDS encoding TetR/AcrR family transcriptional regulator, which encodes MLKAAAGLFKRQGYAATTLRQIADDAGIQAGSVYYHFESKDRILAEILDVGIDLVHMAVLERLNALPADATGRERFAAAVEGHLTGLLQHEEYTSAAIRVYGQLPAGLRRPNQNRRRKYSALWDQLLIEADERGEIRPRADLHLTRLIVLGAINWTVEWFDPDQGALSATVDQMVSILSDGVFKPAEQTKGRTTRKPKAAKSAAV